In Heyndrickxia vini, the sequence GTTTACTTTCGGCTAACTCCATACAAAAATAATCGAACCATTTTCGCAGCAAGGTTTTCCGGGGTTTCTTTGCCTTGGAATAATTGGTTCAGGGTAAGACGTTCAATCGCCCCTACAAGCATTTCTGCAAATAGGCTTGTATCCAAATTTGAAAGGAAGTAGCCATTTTGCACTTCTGAGTCAAGATTCATCTTAATTTGCGAAGCCAATTGGCGTTTAATATCTTCGGATTCCACTGCGAGGAAGAAGCCGATTCTTGTTAAATCCGGGTTATTTTTAAAGAATGTAAAGATGGATGCTAAGTGATCGGTAATTTGCGCCGGTACATTTTCGCTCACGATGCCGGGTTCGAGTTTGCTAACCTTTGTAAGAGAAAATAATTGATCACGGAAAGAATCGATTAACTCTTGAAAAATGGCTTCCTTGCTTTGAAAGTATAGATAAAAGGTTGGCTGGGTGACATTGGCCTGTTTGACGATGCTGCTCACCTTTGTTTCGTAAAAACCTTTATTCGCAAACTCTTCTGCAGCAATGGTCAGTAATAGTGCGCGACTTTCTTCCCCGCTTGCCCCTTTTTTTCGTCCACGTTGTCCCATTTTACATCCTCCTAATCACCACTAACTTCTTTATATAGTACTAATGGAGTTTTATCTACGTCAATACGAAATGTAGAAAAATGTCGAAATATAAAAAGGATAAATGTAATGTGACAAAATACCCCAGTACAGAAAATTTTTACAAAAATGCTCATTTTTAGATTGATATTTAAGTCAATCAGAAATATGATAGTTTTGGAGATAGTTTTACACCTGAAAATTAACTAATAGGGGGCAATTACAAACGTGAAAAAGTTTAGTAGAATGACGGCTTGGGTACTTATCATTGCGTTAATTGCGGGATTTATTATGCCGCAAAACCTTCATGCCGAAACAATTCCAGCAACATCCATTGATGATGCAGCGACGCTTGCTAGTGGACAAAGTATCGATGGGACATTGGAGCAACCGGGTGTCCAATGGTACAAAATCACTCCAACACAAAAAGACATCACAGAATTCTCCCATATAAAATTACAATTAACGAGTGATCAAATGGTAAATGTTTCTGTGTACTCTAGTAAAGAAAATGCAGAACAAAATTACACATTTGAACAGTATAACGCAAGCACGGATATGTCTCCGGATGCTGCAACAATCAACTTTCCAATCGCTTGGAAAGGTCCATATTATGTGAAAGTTGAGTATTTTGGAAACATAGACGAGGATGGCGAAATGGCATTAGCCGACAATCAAGATGAGGAACAGCCGCCTGTTGAAGGTGGGTTTGGACCTGCTAAGTTTACTTTATCTGCGAAAGATGTGAAACTACCACCATCTAAAGACCTGTCTTCGGGTATGGATTGCCCCGTTGAATTCAGTACAAGTGGAAAACTAAGCGGCGCAGATATGTTAAAAAGTATTCGCCTTTTCCGTGATGGAATCTTAGCAAAAACACAAGAAGGAAGAAACCTCTCTTCTCTATACTATAAATCTGCACCATTCATCGTTTTAAAATTAGCAATGAATAAAAGTGCGAGGGAAGAAGTATACAAAAATCTAGTAAGCTTACAAACTCTTATTTATGACTTAAATGCAGGAAACAGTTCTCACGTAATTAGTGAGAAGGAAGAAGCTGCGATTAACGCATTGTACAATCTTTCTACAGCTGCCGTTCCAGCTAAATTAAAAGCGGAAATGGAAAGCATTTCAAAGAAAGTAGATCTTTCAAATCTTAAAGGAAAAGAAGTAGCCGACGTTGCAAAAAAAGCGGGTATTCAACTTCCTACACAAGTGAAAGACAAATATATCGTTAAATTAAAGCCAGGGAAAAAATTAAGCTCTCTACAATCAAAATCACGTTCTCTATCATCTCTTGATGTAAAGAATAATAACCAATTATTCGATAACATGTATGTTATGGAACTAAATGATGATCAATTTTCTGGCATGAGCGCTCAATCGAAAACGAAAGCAATGAAAGCAACGGTTTCACAAATCGAGAAGCTTCCGGAAGTGGAGTTCGTTGAAAAAGTTCAAACATATAAAGCATTATCAGCCGATGTTCAATCACCATACCAATGGTCTCTTGCCAACACCGGAGCAAATGACGATAAGAACGATGGCAAAAAGGGTGCAGATATTGCCAATAATAAACTGCAAAATTTAGTGAAGAATCGTAGTTTAAAAGATACACTAATCGCAGTTGTGGATACAGGCGTTGACTATACACTTGCTGACCTACAAGGCCGCGTTCGCACGGATATCGGTAAGAACTTTGTTGATACAAGTGCTACACCTTTAGATGATAATGGCCATGGTACACATGTATCGGGAATTATCGCTGCATCTGCAGGGAACGGCTATTCAATCGAAGGAATTAATCAAAAGGCAAAAATTTTACCAGTAAAAGTTCTTGATGCATCTGGATCAGGCGATACGGAATCCATTGCATACGGGATTAAATACGCAGTGGATAAAGGAGCGAAGGTAATCAACCTGAGCTTAGGCGGAAAATATAGCCGTACACTCGAATACGCGTTAAAATATGCAGCAGATCACAATGTAGCAGTCGTAGCAGCTAGTGGTAATGACGGTCAATACGGGATTTCTTATCCTGCATCATCACAATATGCAATTTCTGTTGGTGCAACAAATAGCTGGGACCTTGTTTCCGACTATTCGAACTACGGCATCGGTTTAGACTTAGTAGCACCTGGAACCAATATTCCAAGTCTCTATCCTGACGGAAATGTTACGTATATGAGCGGGACATCTATGGCAGCACCACATGTAGCAGCAGTTGCGGGATTACTTTTATCAAACAATGCTAAGCTAAAGGTTAGCGATATTCGCACGATTCTTCATGACACAGCAAAAAATGTAGCATTCGAAGAAAAGGATAACCAAGGTGAAGACGGTTCGATGATTGACCTTATCGGCGGCGGTGGAATGATTGACCCGGATGATGAGATTACGCTTCCGCAAGGTGCCGATCTTGTTTCAGGATTTGGCCGCTTAAATGCATACAGTGCAGTAAGTAAAGTAGATTTACATGTGAAGCTTTCATCTATCTATGACAACCAAAACAAGGTAACAGGCACAACCGTTAAAGGGGCAAAAGTTGAAGTTAAAAAAGGTTCCGCAGTCATTGGGAAAGCAACAGCTGCATCGAATGGAACATTCAGTGTGAAAATTCCAGTTCAAAAGAGCAACCAAAAACTTGATGTCATCGTAACGGATTCAAAAAATGTTGCGCAAACGACATTCAAAGTATTTGTGAAAAAAGGAAAAGCTCCTGCCGCACCAAAGGTTAGCGCAATCAGCAATACGTCAACCTATGTAACAGGTACAGCACAACCGGAAGCCAAAATTGTTGTCAAAAATGCTGCGAAAAAGATTGTCGCTCAAGGCAAAGCAGACAGCAAAGGAAAATTCAAACTGAAAATAAAGAAACAAAAAGCAGGCATTAAACTTTATGTGACAAGCGAAGACTTAGCAAAACGCGTAAGTAAAGCAACGACACTTGTTGTAAAAGATAAAATTGCACCTGCTGCACCAAAAGTCAATAAAGTAACAACAAAATCAACAGCTGTAAAAGGAAAAGCCGAAGTCGGCTCAATCGTCACACTTAAATACAAAGGCAAAACCATAGGCACAGCCAAAACAAGCAAAAAAGGAAACTTCACCATCAAAATGAAAAAGAAACCTGCCGGCGCAACACTTTATCTCAACGCCAAAGACAAAGCCGGCAACACAAGCAAATCCGTAAAAATTAAGGTGAAAAAAGCATAAACAAATGGGGCAGTGGATTAGATCCACTGCCCTGTTTTCTTAAGGGATAAAAAAGTATCGGTGGGGACAGTGTATGCAACCCTGTCCCTTTAAAATTGGATTGTCAAGTGCGACAGTAGAACGATTCTTTTAGTCAAGATGCGTTTTGGAGCCCAAAATTGTAAAGTGGTAGAAAGGAAGGCAAGTAAACTCCGAAAAGTAAGCAGATTGAGAAAAATGGTAGAAAAGACAGTTGGTAAACTCCGAAAAGCAAGCAAATCGTGAAAAATGGTAGAAAAGAGAGTTAGTTAACTCCGAAAAGTAAGCAAATCGTGAAAAATGGTAGAAAAGAGAGCTAGTTAACTCCGAAAAGTAAGCAGATTGAGAAAAATGGTAGAAAAGAGAGCTAGTTAACTCCGAAAAGTAAGCAAATCGTGAAAAATGGTAGAAAACAGCGCAGATAAACTACCAAAATTAAGGGAATTTAACATAATGGTAGAAAAGAAAAGGATTAGAATCGTTTCCAATCCTTTTTTAAAAGGTAAGAAAGTATAAATTTTATAGAGTTAATATTCCTAATAAATAACTGCTTTGTCCAGCTCCAGCGCCTATCGACTAGAAAACTTCAGGACTTTTCCCTACGATAAGTCAACATCGATTCGCCCTGCAGGCTTATCGTGTTTCCTTTATCTCAGTCAAAGTCCTTCCAGTTTTTACGTCGATGAGCAAGGCGCTTGCGCTTTTCTTATTTGTCTAGCTCCAGCGCCTATCGACTAGAAAACTTCAGGACTTCTCCCTACGATAAGTCAACATCGATTCGCCTTACAGGCTTATCGTGTTTCCTTTATCTCAGTCAAAGTCCTTCCAGTTTTTACGTCGATGAGCAAGGCGCTTGCGCTTTTCTTATTTGTCTAGCTCCAGCGCCTATCGACTAGAAAACTTCAGGACTTCTCCCTACGATAAGTCAACATCGATTCGCCTTACAGGCTTATCGTGTTTCCTTTATCTCAGTCAAAGTCCCTCCAGTTTTTACGTCGATGAGCAAGGCGCTTGCGCTTTTCTTAATAGGATAGCAGTGCCCGTCTTTAAAAAAACAATTGCAAATCCCACAAATGGAGATTATAATCTTAGTATGTTCTTTATCGAGAACAAAACTTACATAACTATTGCAAAGGAGTTAGTTGTGAAAATGAATAAAGTTAGCACATACTATGAAACTGTTTTGCCAATCAAAGAAAAAGTAATGAGCGAAAATGTTCTTAATAAGGAAATTGAATTGAAGACGCTCGAACAATCACTGCACCGAATTGAAACGAAATTAGATGTTCTATTTAGTCTGATTAGTAAAATCAAGTAGAATACACTAGTATGTTAACTCCACTTAGTATTTGCATCCTTAGTTAATGACACGTTTGTCCGCATACTCAGATAATTGCTCAACAAAGCTTTTATCAAAACGATCCTTTAAAAAATCTTTGATTTTATTTAAGTCATCATCCCAAGATAAGATACCTTTCTCAGTAATCGATAATTCAAGAAACAAAATTAACATTTTATAGCGATATTTTAAAGCCATTTTATAAGCTTCCTCGAGGTTCATATTCATCATCCTCCAATAGAATAGTAGTTATAATAGAAACGGATGGTTTTCCCACCCACTGGCACAAGTGAAATGAACAGACCTATTGTCCCGCCGGCGATTGGTTCAAGAAATCCGACCGACAATTTAGCTTACGATTTCGCGAAAGATATTTGTTTCTTTTGCAAAGTTTAACGTAACGGTTCCTGTTGGTCCGTTTCGATTTTTTACGATGAGAAGTTCGGTCACGCCATTCTTGTTTGATTTTGGACGGTAATATTCCTCACGGTAGAGGAAGAGAATAAAATCGGCGATTTGCTCGATACTTCCCGATTCACGAATATCACTCATCGTTGGGCGTTTGTCCTGACGTTGCTCAACACCGCGATTTAGTTGTGCAATCACAACGACTGGAATATTTAAATCCTTCGCCATTTGCTTTAAATCCTGAATGATGTCGGTCACGTCTTTATGTGAATTTCCTGATGGATTCGGATGCTTCAACAATGTAAGAAAATCAATGGCCACGACATGCTTTTTCTCAGGGTTTTCCCTTATGTTACGCTTTGTGGCTGACCGAATCGTCTGAACGGTGTATTCTTCGCGAATATCAATCGATAGCGAAGTGAGTGTTCCAATTGCCTTCGTATAACGCGACCACTCCTCACGGGTAAACGTTTTGGTTGGATTCCTCAGCTTATGGAGATTCACGTTCGCTTCCATTGCAAGAAATCGGTCAATCACTTGGCCTTTACTCATTTCAACGGAGAAAAATGTAGCAAACAGCTCGTCTTTCTTGCAGCCATTAAGAAAACTATTCAAAACAAAGGCGGTTTTTCCCATGGAAGGTCGTGCGGCAACAATAATCAAATCCCCATTTTGCCATCCATCAGTCCGTTCATTCAAACAAAGAAATCCGGTATGAACCCCACTTAATCCGTGCATTGGAGTGTCTCGATGATATTTATACCGTTCATGCAAAAGCTCTTGAAATGTAGCGGATGTTTGCGTAGTTGCTGACTCTAAATTCGTTGTTGCATTGAGAAAGGTATACAAATCTTTCAGTAAATGGCGTTCCTTCGTTTTGTCTAAAAAATCATTCGCAACTTGATTCGCATACTGGATCGTATGGAAATCAAGAATATACTGCTGGTAGGAATCGAAACCGGATAAACTTGGTACACCATTCATAATTTCCGAAATATGATTCAAACCGCCAAACCGCGCCAACTCACTTACGCCAAGCTTCGCAAACGATATCACGCTAATTCTTTCACCATCAGCATGCATTTGTTTCATCAGCTGAAAAATTCGTTGATTATGTGAATCAAGAAAATGTTTCGGTTGCAATAAGCATTCTTCCATGAGACTTGGATCATGTAACAGACAGGCGAGGACGAAGCATTCATTCTCATATTGAAACGTATATTTATCCATTTACAATCAGCTCCTTTTGAGGCAAAGCACTATCCCGATTATGAAATTCTACTAACAATCTTTCTGCATACGACCATGGTTGTTGCTGAGAAACAGCTTGTTCCATCGCGTCCAAGACGAATCTCTCGCCGAGTGCATCTACCCATTTCATTAATTCTTCCATTCGATTGGGCTGCAGCCAATCGAAATGAGCTTCGTAATAAGTAATGACATTAACATATATTTGATAAACGATCTGTTTGGTTTTTATATGTTTAGGAATGGTCACGTTTTGTGCCGTGTTTTCGGCCAATTTCGACGTGTTTTGTGACAAGTCATGTTTGTCGGATGGCTTGTTTTGTGACAAACTCGGCTTATTAAGGGACGAGCTTGGCTTCATCTGTGATGACCTATTATGTGACGAGTTGGATATACTATCGGATCCTATGCCTGGTTTAAGGGTTACATGGCCGACCACGAATTTTTTCAAGTTTTTTGATGAAGATTTGTTATTGCCCACTTTTGTATCCTCCCGAATCCCATACTCCGAGCAACAAAAAGGAATGATTGTAAACATAGTTGCTTGTGTTCCGCGTTCCTTATATGTAATTAACCCCTTTTCCAGCAATAACTCCCGAGCTGAATAATACGCTGTTCTCCCTAAACCACTAAATGCTTGAATTTCTGACCTCGCAGCCGCAAACGTATTCCTCCAACCCGTTCGATTATTTATATGCATCAACGCGTGCCAAAGCGTATTCGCTGCCGAAGTCAACGGATTCGACCGCACCCAATCATAAAACGCATTCATTTCCCGAATATAATTCATCTTTCCTCAATCCCCCTATACATTCCTACATCCTCAAATTCTATATACAAACAAACATTGAAAAACGGTACTTGTGTTGCACAAAAATGTAACTAAATGTAACTTTGGTGTCAGGCACCGCCTGTGGACATTTGTCCACAAGCGGTGCCTGACACTCTTTTTACTTTATCTTCCTTTTTAGTTCTTTCATTGCTTTGTTCCGCCATTTTTTGACGGCGGAGTAGGAGACGTTTTCTTTGATGGCGATTTCGTTCATGGTGAGTCCGTAGTAGAAGGTCAGGATGACCCATTTCTTTTGTGTTGCTGTGAGTCCGTCACAGTAAGTAAGCAAGGTGGCGAACTCAAGTGGATCTTCGGGATCATCGATTTGTAATTCCCAAAACTCCTCTTTCGGGTAGGAATTCCGTTCGTCTCGTTTCCTCGCCTTTGCTAATTCGATGAGAATGCGCCCCTTAATATTCGTGTAAGCAAAACTGAGGAAAGAAGAACCTTTCTCAGAATCGAATTTCTTCCATGCCTCCCACAAGGCGATAAGTCCAATTTGATAATACTCATCGCGATCCTTATAAATACTCAATGAATTCATAATGTGATAAATCGTAGGTTCATATTGTTCAATAATCATGTGAAACTTCTCCACTTCAAAACCCTTCCGGATCAGCGCGCCTTCCAATAAATTCCCGGGTTGGTTACATCATAAGGACAATTCAATTTTCAATCGAGGAACAAAAATCTCCGTTTCACAAGCAAAATCCATCGAAAATCACCATATCTAAACAGAAAACGCCAATTCACTAGCACGAAACAATAAATATTTACATATTTACGATAAATTTAAAAATTATGAAATTATTAATAAAAATATGGAATATTTTGAAGTTATATAGTATGATAGACCTATACTAAGAATAGGAGGAATAAATGGATGAAAGTTGTAGAAAATTATATGATTTCTCACACCACGATGGCGCTTGAAACAGCTAATCACTTCGAGCTGAATACCAAAATTTATGATGTGGAAGGCATTTTTTACACAAAACAAACGATCAATCAGTTGCTTGAACAAGCATGTGGATTGTATTGCACGGACTATAGAGGCAGAATCGCTGCCGTTCGTAATGCATTTCAATACGATCGAAAAACTCCATTAGTCATCAGCCCAGATGAAATGCTTTATGCAATCCCTACTCATTCTCCTAAGACCTACCACTGCAAATGGATATTTCCAGATCACGTTAAAGATGCCAAAAAAGTATTACGTCACTTACATATATACTTTTATAACGGGCTAACACTAGAAATAGATATTTCAAAAAAAACTTTCGATACTCAAGTGGAACGCGCACGCAATAGCCTTGTCCACTTTGCTAATATAAAAAAAAACCAACTCATTTATGAAAAAAGAGGAAAATACATGAAAGAGTGAATAAATACGGAAGCAAAAAAACAGAGAGTCCACACGACTCTCTGTTTCACTTAGAAACAAACGGTTACCCTTTTTCTTTTCGGATTACTCCTTAACCTCATCTGACCAAGCACTATGGATACACCCAATGCTATTGTTCTTCTAATAATGTAAATTGATTTAAATAACAATAAATTGGTAAGATAAATAGGATTGGTGAAATCATGTTCTAGTTTCTTTTACTACATATAAGTTTATGATGTCTATCAAATAATTGATAAAAAGTATATGTAAACTAGAAGTTCACTCAACATAAAATATAAAAGGGGGAACCCATTCAAATGAACATACTAGTAACCGGCGGAGCAGGATATATAGGTTCACATACTTGTGTTGCTTTATTGGAAGCAGGACATTCAGTAATCATTGCCGATAATCTTAGCAATAGTAAGCGTGAAACGGTTGAGAAAATAAGTAGTATTGCAAATAAAGAAGTTACCTTTTGTGAAATTGATGTAACAGATGCAGAGGCAGTTGATATCATTTTTAAAAATTACAGTATCGATGGTGTGATTCATTTTGCTGGTCTTAAAGCAGTAGGGGAATCTGCAGAAAAGCCATTGGTTTATTATTATAACAATATTGTGAGTACACTTGTCCTTGCAAAAGCGTGTCAGAAATATGGTGTGCATAAATTTATTTTTAGTTCCTCTGCAACGGTATATGGGGATAACAAAGCCCCATTTGTAGAAACGATGGACTTGCTTTCGACAACGAATCCTTATGGCGAGACAAAAGCTATGAGTGAAAGAATTCTAATTGATGCGACAAAGGCAAATCCCACATTCTCTGTATCCATTCTTCGATATTTCAATCCGGTAGGAGCTCATGAGAGTGGATTAATTGGTGAAGCGCCAAATGGAATCCCTAATAACCTTATGCCCTACGTAACACAAGTTGCTAAGGGAAAATTAGAGAAACTTAGGGTATTTGGAAATGATTATCCAACGGTAGATGGTACTGGGGTCCGTGATTATATCCATGTGGCAGATCTAGCTGAAGGCCATGTAGCCGCACTTAATAATCTTAAAGACGGTGTTCATATCTATAACTTAGGGACTGGCCGAGGCACTAGTGTACTAGAGTTAGTCAAAGCTTTTGAAAAAGCCAATGATATCGAAGTACCTTTTGAAATTGTAGAACGCAGACCTGGAGACATAGCCACTTGCTACGCCGATGCCTCAAAAGCAAAGCGAGAACTAGGTTGGACAGCCAAACATGATATTGTTGATATGTGCAGAGATGCTTGGCGGTTTGAGAAAAATTATAATGAATAAAGGGAAATAGATAAGATCAATGATTGTTGTATTATTATGGAGAAAAGAAGAAGATTTACTGGGCCAACAAATCTTCTTCTTTTTTCGGTTTTGTTTTAATAACTTCATAAAGATATGCAACAGAATGATCAAAAAAAATCACAATGAAGAAAGGAGTAAGGAAGTTTTATGATGCACTTTGAGAAAGAAGAAAAAGTTCGATTAAAAGAATCATGAAATCTAACAATATCTGCAGATACTATTGTTCCCTCGTCACCCCCCCATTTATCCTTTTCCTCCTATGATTTTAAAAAGTATTTCCGTTTACATGATAAGAAATAATAAATAAAAAATGCTATTCCCGTTCCATCAGCGGGAAATCAAAAACTTTTTAAGTAAGAACATGACTCCTTACGAATAAACTTGTTTATTTTATTGCTTTAAAGGGTATTTAGGATTTTATATTAAACTTGAATAACTTTGTGAGGAAGAGATTAAAAATGTTTATTTGGAATACAGATCTTTTAATTGTAAAGCCCATTATCCTCTTCATACTAGTAATCGCGCTTAGACAATTATTTGTGACCATCACTATATTGTTGAAACAGTTATCAGGGTGGAAAACTAAATGATTTGTAGAGACGAAAACGAGAATTTTATGAAGATATTTACAATTGGACATAGCACTCATTCGAAAGAAGATTTTATAAAAATGCTGGACATTGCCAATATAGCGTTTGTGGCAGATGTTCGCTCATTACCCGGTAGCAGGAAATTCCCTCAATTTAAAAAAGAAGAAATGGAAAAATGGCTGAAAGAGGAAGAGTTCAGTTATCGACACTTCCCATTGCTTGGTGGAAGACGGGGTATTTCTTCGATGGTGGGAGAAAGTCTGAACGAGGGATGGAAGAATCGATCTTTCCATAATTATGCGGATTATACACTAACGGAAGACTTTTCAAAGGGAATGGAGAAATTGCAGACCAAAGCTACTTCTATGAATGTTGCTTATATGTGTTCAGAACGGCATCCGGCACGCTGTCACCGTCTATTAATTAGTAATTGGCTTGTGGCAAATCATTGGGAGGTTTATCATATTATCGATAACTCCAAAGGAGAAGTGGAGCTTGTCAAACACCAACTTGGAAAATGGGGGGCGATGCCAATTATTGAAAATGACGGAACCGTTGTTTATCCAGTTGTAAAATAATGGTATTTTACGATTGGTATGCAGAAGTTTGATAAGCGGAGAAATTTCCCTTAAGTAAGAAATAGCAACGAAATTACCTTATATAGACGGAGAAAATCCGCCTATTAGCTCGAGAACTGTGAAAATGAGTAAGTTTACTTTGCTTAATCGGAAAACTTCCGCCTATTTACCCCGAACTGGGCGCTATTCTGCTGCTTAACCGGAAATTATCCGCTTACTTCATTATTATCTTTGTCTGCTCAAAAAGGACATCGATTAATTATCTTCTCTACACCACCTCCACTTCTTGTGTATATCGAGTGTAAGTTGAAAAATAGGTAACGAGTTGTTCCATCGAAAATTTTTAATTAACACCTCTAATGAACTACTTCCCTTTTACCAAATTTTTATATCTGAATAGGTTACACTATGTTAGACTGATGAGGAAAATCAACCTTCGCCAAAAGAGTAAGTATGAAGTTTTCAAAATATACTGTAGCTTTGTTATTTGATATACTTGAAGGAAAATGTAAGCTCAGACCATTGGAGGGAAAATTTATGTATCCTAATATATTAAGACATCCCGGACCTACTCCTATTCCGAAAAAGGTTCAGCTAGCGATGAACCAGGATATCATAAGTCATCGGAGTGAGGAGTTTGTACAGTTATATCGTGAAACAACGAATCGTGTGAAACCTATTTTTGGAACGGAGCAACCTATTTTGTTGCTGCCGTCTGGCGGTACGGCTGCATTAGAAGCTGCTGTAGTAAACACCGTTTCTCCGGGAGAAGAGGTAGTTGTCATTACCGTTGGCGCCTTTGGTGATTATTTTGTCTCCATTTGTGAGAAATATGGCTTTCAGACTCATAAGCTTGAAAAGAATTGGGGAGAGGCATGTACTGAGGAAGACCTTATTGAGTTTCTTAAACCTTTATCGAACATTAAGGCCGTCTTTGTTACCTATAACGAAACATCAACAGGAATTTTAAATCCAATCGAAAAATTAGCGCATGTTGTTCGTACTCAT encodes:
- the galE gene encoding UDP-glucose 4-epimerase GalE; the protein is MNILVTGGAGYIGSHTCVALLEAGHSVIIADNLSNSKRETVEKISSIANKEVTFCEIDVTDAEAVDIIFKNYSIDGVIHFAGLKAVGESAEKPLVYYYNNIVSTLVLAKACQKYGVHKFIFSSSATVYGDNKAPFVETMDLLSTTNPYGETKAMSERILIDATKANPTFSVSILRYFNPVGAHESGLIGEAPNGIPNNLMPYVTQVAKGKLEKLRVFGNDYPTVDGTGVRDYIHVADLAEGHVAALNNLKDGVHIYNLGTGRGTSVLELVKAFEKANDIEVPFEIVERRPGDIATCYADASKAKRELGWTAKHDIVDMCRDAWRFEKNYNE
- a CDS encoding competence protein ComK yields the protein MKVVENYMISHTTMALETANHFELNTKIYDVEGIFYTKQTINQLLEQACGLYCTDYRGRIAAVRNAFQYDRKTPLVISPDEMLYAIPTHSPKTYHCKWIFPDHVKDAKKVLRHLHIYFYNGLTLEIDISKKTFDTQVERARNSLVHFANIKKNQLIYEKRGKYMKE
- a CDS encoding S8 family peptidase, with the translated sequence MTAWVLIIALIAGFIMPQNLHAETIPATSIDDAATLASGQSIDGTLEQPGVQWYKITPTQKDITEFSHIKLQLTSDQMVNVSVYSSKENAEQNYTFEQYNASTDMSPDAATINFPIAWKGPYYVKVEYFGNIDEDGEMALADNQDEEQPPVEGGFGPAKFTLSAKDVKLPPSKDLSSGMDCPVEFSTSGKLSGADMLKSIRLFRDGILAKTQEGRNLSSLYYKSAPFIVLKLAMNKSAREEVYKNLVSLQTLIYDLNAGNSSHVISEKEEAAINALYNLSTAAVPAKLKAEMESISKKVDLSNLKGKEVADVAKKAGIQLPTQVKDKYIVKLKPGKKLSSLQSKSRSLSSLDVKNNNQLFDNMYVMELNDDQFSGMSAQSKTKAMKATVSQIEKLPEVEFVEKVQTYKALSADVQSPYQWSLANTGANDDKNDGKKGADIANNKLQNLVKNRSLKDTLIAVVDTGVDYTLADLQGRVRTDIGKNFVDTSATPLDDNGHGTHVSGIIAASAGNGYSIEGINQKAKILPVKVLDASGSGDTESIAYGIKYAVDKGAKVINLSLGGKYSRTLEYALKYAADHNVAVVAASGNDGQYGISYPASSQYAISVGATNSWDLVSDYSNYGIGLDLVAPGTNIPSLYPDGNVTYMSGTSMAAPHVAAVAGLLLSNNAKLKVSDIRTILHDTAKNVAFEEKDNQGEDGSMIDLIGGGGMIDPDDEITLPQGADLVSGFGRLNAYSAVSKVDLHVKLSSIYDNQNKVTGTTVKGAKVEVKKGSAVIGKATAASNGTFSVKIPVQKSNQKLDVIVTDSKNVAQTTFKVFVKKGKAPAAPKVSAISNTSTYVTGTAQPEAKIVVKNAAKKIVAQGKADSKGKFKLKIKKQKAGIKLYVTSEDLAKRVSKATTLVVKDKIAPAAPKVNKVTTKSTAVKGKAEVGSIVTLKYKGKTIGTAKTSKKGNFTIKMKKKPAGATLYLNAKDKAGNTSKSVKIKVKKA
- a CDS encoding replicative DNA helicase, yielding MDKYTFQYENECFVLACLLHDPSLMEECLLQPKHFLDSHNQRIFQLMKQMHADGERISVISFAKLGVSELARFGGLNHISEIMNGVPSLSGFDSYQQYILDFHTIQYANQVANDFLDKTKERHLLKDLYTFLNATTNLESATTQTSATFQELLHERYKYHRDTPMHGLSGVHTGFLCLNERTDGWQNGDLIIVAARPSMGKTAFVLNSFLNGCKKDELFATFFSVEMSKGQVIDRFLAMEANVNLHKLRNPTKTFTREEWSRYTKAIGTLTSLSIDIREEYTVQTIRSATKRNIRENPEKKHVVAIDFLTLLKHPNPSGNSHKDVTDIIQDLKQMAKDLNIPVVVIAQLNRGVEQRQDKRPTMSDIRESGSIEQIADFILFLYREEYYRPKSNKNGVTELLIVKNRNGPTGTVTLNFAKETNIFREIVS
- a CDS encoding TetR/AcrR family transcriptional regulator — its product is MGQRGRKKGASGEESRALLLTIAAEEFANKGFYETKVSSIVKQANVTQPTFYLYFQSKEAIFQELIDSFRDQLFSLTKVSKLEPGIVSENVPAQITDHLASIFTFFKNNPDLTRIGFFLAVESEDIKRQLASQIKMNLDSEVQNGYFLSNLDTSLFAEMLVGAIERLTLNQLFQGKETPENLAAKMVRLFLYGVSRK
- a CDS encoding DUF488 family protein, whose product is MICRDENENFMKIFTIGHSTHSKEDFIKMLDIANIAFVADVRSLPGSRKFPQFKKEEMEKWLKEEEFSYRHFPLLGGRRGISSMVGESLNEGWKNRSFHNYADYTLTEDFSKGMEKLQTKATSMNVAYMCSERHPARCHRLLISNWLVANHWEVYHIIDNSKGEVELVKHQLGKWGAMPIIENDGTVVYPVVK
- a CDS encoding sigma-70 family RNA polymerase sigma factor, whose product is MIIEQYEPTIYHIMNSLSIYKDRDEYYQIGLIALWEAWKKFDSEKGSSFLSFAYTNIKGRILIELAKARKRDERNSYPKEEFWELQIDDPEDPLEFATLLTYCDGLTATQKKWVILTFYYGLTMNEIAIKENVSYSAVKKWRNKAMKELKRKIK